A genomic segment from Bacteroidia bacterium encodes:
- a CDS encoding virulence RhuM family protein, protein MKEIEIYRTKDGKIEVDVRFEEETVWLRQGQLEILFATDRSSITKHLRNIFISKELDEKRTCAKFAQVQTEGDRKVKREVLHYNLDAIISVGYRVNSKRGTQFRQWATQRLKEYLVKGYSINQKRLDELGKMVKLIEQSARTDSLQMQEAS, encoded by the coding sequence ATGAAAGAAATAGAGATTTATAGAACCAAGGATGGCAAAATCGAGGTGGATGTGCGGTTTGAAGAAGAAACGGTATGGCTGAGACAGGGTCAGTTGGAGATTCTATTTGCAACAGATCGCTCCTCTATTACCAAGCACCTCCGTAATATATTCATATCCAAAGAGTTAGATGAAAAACGAACCTGTGCAAAATTTGCACAAGTTCAAACAGAGGGCGACCGCAAAGTAAAAAGGGAGGTACTGCATTATAACCTGGATGCAATCATATCCGTCGGGTATAGGGTTAATTCAAAGAGAGGAACCCAATTCCGCCAATGGGCCACACAAAGATTGAAGGAATACCTGGTAAAGGGATATTCCATCAATCAAAAACGCCTCGATGAACTGGGCAAAATGGTAAAACTTATCGAGCAATCCGCCAGAACGGACTCCTTGCAGATGCAGGAAGCGAGTTAG